The following proteins are encoded in a genomic region of Mycolicibacterium confluentis:
- a CDS encoding cytochrome P450, with amino-acid sequence MTDLAAADFFSDPDIAQSPYDYFDALREKNPVYREPHYGVVAVTGYQEVMAAFKDHDTFSAVNAIGGPFPPLPFEPVGDDISDLIEAHRHEFPIHEHMVVMDPPAHEKARSLLSRLLTPRRLKENEDYMWQLVDHQLDQFIDNGRCEFLSEYAKPFATSAIIDLLGVPEEDRPEFLAALGAGEPREGNRVGALDGEPVGLDPLQYLDDKFAGYLAERRREPREDVLSGMASALYPDGSTPELIEVVKPATFLFAAGQETVTKLLSAAVLVLADRPEFQQQLRENPDGIPTFMEEALRMHSPTKVDFRLVRRTTTLGGERLPAGTIVMLCLGAANRDPRKFEDPHEFRPDRKNVREHIAFGRGIHTCAGAPLARVEGQITIRRMLDRMSEIRLDETVHGPAGARNLRYEPTFLLRGLSELRIEFSRS; translated from the coding sequence GTGACGGACCTGGCAGCAGCCGACTTCTTCTCCGACCCCGACATCGCCCAGAGCCCCTACGACTACTTCGACGCGTTGCGTGAGAAGAACCCCGTCTACCGGGAGCCGCACTACGGCGTCGTGGCGGTGACGGGCTATCAGGAGGTCATGGCGGCGTTCAAGGACCATGACACGTTCTCGGCGGTCAACGCGATCGGCGGCCCGTTCCCCCCGCTGCCGTTCGAGCCGGTCGGCGACGACATCAGCGACCTGATCGAGGCGCACCGCCACGAGTTCCCCATCCACGAGCACATGGTCGTGATGGACCCGCCGGCCCACGAGAAGGCCCGTTCCCTGCTGAGCCGGCTCCTGACGCCGCGCCGGCTCAAGGAGAACGAGGACTACATGTGGCAACTGGTCGACCACCAACTCGACCAGTTCATCGACAACGGCCGGTGCGAGTTCCTGTCCGAGTACGCCAAGCCGTTCGCCACGTCGGCGATCATCGACCTGCTCGGTGTGCCCGAGGAGGACCGTCCCGAGTTCCTGGCCGCTCTGGGCGCGGGGGAGCCCCGGGAGGGCAATCGCGTAGGCGCGCTCGACGGCGAGCCGGTCGGTCTCGATCCGCTGCAGTACCTCGACGACAAGTTCGCCGGGTACCTCGCCGAGCGGCGCCGTGAGCCGCGGGAGGACGTGCTGTCGGGAATGGCCTCCGCGCTCTATCCCGACGGATCGACGCCCGAACTCATCGAGGTGGTCAAGCCCGCCACATTCCTGTTCGCGGCGGGGCAGGAGACCGTGACCAAGCTGCTCAGTGCCGCAGTGCTGGTGCTCGCCGACCGTCCTGAGTTCCAACAGCAGCTGCGCGAGAACCCGGACGGCATACCGACCTTCATGGAAGAGGCGCTGCGGATGCATTCGCCGACGAAGGTCGACTTCCGCCTGGTGCGCAGGACCACGACGTTGGGTGGTGAGCGGCTGCCGGCCGGGACGATCGTCATGCTGTGCCTTGGGGCGGCCAACCGTGATCCCCGAAAGTTCGAGGATCCCCATGAGTTCCGGCCGGACCGGAAGAACGTGCGTGAGCACATCGCGTTCGGCCGTGGCATCCACACCTGTGCCGGTGCCCCGCTGGCGCGCGTGGAGGGGCAGATCACGATTCGCCGGATGCTGGATCGGATGAGCGAGATCCGGCTCGACGAGACCGTCCACGGTCCCGCCGGGGCTCGAAACCTGCGCTACGAGCCCACCTTCCTGCTGCGTGGCCTGAGCGAGTTGCGCATCGAGTTCAGCCGGTCATGA
- a CDS encoding ferredoxin: MAGSKRIRVDAHLCEGHALCIESAPDLFVLSDDEVAECAEQPSDDLWPLALAAIDACPRGALSVVDSELPDTDH, from the coding sequence ATGGCTGGGTCCAAGCGAATCCGAGTTGATGCGCACCTGTGTGAGGGACACGCGCTGTGTATCGAGTCCGCGCCGGACCTGTTCGTCCTGTCCGACGACGAGGTTGCGGAGTGCGCCGAACAGCCGAGTGACGACCTGTGGCCGCTCGCACTGGCAGCGATCGACGCGTGCCCCCGCGGGGCGCTGAGCGTCGTCGATTCCGAACTTCCCGACACCGACCACTGA
- a CDS encoding mycofactocin-coupled SDR family oxidoreductase — translation MGSLDGRVAFITGVARGQGRSHAVRLASEGAAIIGVDICADIASNGYPMATRDELDETVALVEAAGSKMLGSVTDVRDFHAVKDAMDSGVEHFGRLDIVCANAGIAPTAFREIDILEELDMWNDVVDVNLSGSFHAAKAAIPHLIAGARGGSIIFTSSTAGLRGFGGMQGGGLGYAASKHGIVGLMRALANALAPYSIRVNTVHPTAVNTMMAVNPAMTAFLEAYPDGGPHLKNPMPVDLLEPEDISAAIAYLVSDAAKYVTGVTFPVDAGFCNKL, via the coding sequence ATGGGTTCTCTCGACGGCAGGGTCGCGTTCATCACCGGAGTCGCGCGAGGACAGGGTCGCAGTCACGCGGTCCGCCTCGCCTCCGAAGGCGCGGCCATCATCGGTGTCGACATCTGCGCCGACATCGCCTCCAACGGCTACCCCATGGCGACACGGGACGAACTCGACGAGACCGTCGCACTGGTCGAGGCCGCGGGCTCGAAGATGCTCGGATCGGTGACCGATGTCCGCGACTTCCACGCGGTCAAGGACGCCATGGACTCCGGCGTCGAACACTTCGGTCGCCTCGACATCGTCTGCGCCAACGCCGGCATCGCGCCGACGGCGTTCCGCGAGATCGACATCCTCGAGGAACTCGACATGTGGAACGACGTCGTCGACGTCAACCTCTCCGGGTCGTTCCACGCGGCCAAGGCCGCGATCCCCCACCTGATCGCCGGTGCGCGCGGCGGATCGATAATCTTCACCAGTTCGACCGCGGGACTGCGCGGATTCGGCGGCATGCAGGGCGGCGGACTGGGTTACGCGGCCTCCAAACACGGGATCGTCGGCCTCATGCGTGCCTTGGCCAATGCCCTTGCGCCATACAGCATCCGGGTGAACACCGTGCACCCGACGGCGGTCAACACCATGATGGCCGTCAACCCCGCCATGACGGCGTTCCTGGAGGCCTATCCCGACGGAGGCCCGCACCTGAAGAACCCCATGCCGGTCGACCTCCTCGAACCCGAGGACATCAGCGCGGCCATCGCCTACCTGGTCTCCGACGCCGCGAAGTACGTGACCGGCGTGACCTTCCCCGTCGACGCCGGATTCTGCAACAAGCTGTGA
- a CDS encoding metallophosphoesterase: protein MFLVVLAVILALMHAYLWKRLVKDTAAPGRSRRIGTAAIAAGFVLIVCALLGPRVAGLTGAGWYAWPGYLWFGLAAYLFLVLLALEPVRLALRGWVKRTPPAAPESGPSLDRRLFLARTGAAAAGAVSVGLIGVGTTTALGRPDVLNVPVRLRRLDPALAGFRIAVVSDIHLGPLAGRGHTERIVRMINEAEPDLVAIVGDLVDGTVAELGSAAAPLGDLAAPEGTFFVTGNHEYFTEDSESWLSELERLGVNTLRNESTPIRRGRGAFTLAGVNDIVGARRADGPDFERALAGADPVRPTVLLAHQPVQVTEAAQRGVDLQLSGHTHGGQMWPFHHVVSMVQPSLAGLSRVDSTQLYVTRGAGYWGPPVRIGARPDITVVSLQSEHD from the coding sequence GTGTTCTTGGTCGTCCTCGCAGTGATCCTTGCCCTCATGCACGCCTACCTGTGGAAACGCCTCGTCAAGGACACCGCAGCGCCCGGTCGGTCCCGCCGGATCGGCACCGCGGCCATCGCCGCCGGGTTCGTCCTCATCGTCTGTGCCCTGCTCGGGCCCCGGGTGGCCGGACTGACCGGCGCGGGCTGGTACGCCTGGCCGGGCTATCTGTGGTTCGGGCTCGCGGCGTACCTCTTCCTCGTGCTTCTGGCCCTCGAACCGGTCCGGCTGGCACTGCGGGGCTGGGTCAAGCGCACTCCGCCTGCTGCACCCGAGTCCGGGCCCTCGCTGGACCGCAGGCTCTTTCTGGCCCGCACCGGCGCCGCCGCGGCGGGAGCAGTGTCGGTCGGGCTGATCGGAGTCGGCACCACGACCGCGCTGGGCCGGCCCGACGTGCTGAACGTGCCCGTCCGCTTACGCCGATTGGATCCGGCGTTGGCAGGCTTCCGGATCGCGGTCGTCTCCGACATCCATCTCGGGCCGCTGGCCGGGCGCGGGCACACCGAACGGATCGTCCGGATGATCAACGAGGCCGAGCCGGACCTGGTCGCGATCGTGGGCGACCTGGTCGACGGCACGGTGGCTGAACTCGGTTCCGCGGCTGCGCCATTGGGTGATCTGGCGGCGCCGGAGGGGACGTTCTTCGTGACGGGCAATCACGAGTACTTCACCGAGGACTCGGAGTCGTGGCTGAGCGAACTCGAGCGACTGGGGGTGAACACCCTGAGGAATGAGAGCACCCCGATCCGGCGGGGTCGCGGGGCATTCACCCTTGCCGGGGTCAACGACATCGTCGGCGCACGGCGGGCTGATGGGCCCGACTTCGAGCGGGCCCTGGCCGGTGCTGACCCGGTCCGGCCGACGGTGCTGCTCGCCCATCAGCCGGTGCAGGTGACCGAAGCCGCCCAGCGTGGCGTTGATCTGCAGTTGTCCGGCCACACCCATGGCGGTCAGATGTGGCCGTTCCATCACGTCGTGTCGATGGTGCAGCCCTCCCTCGCCGGGCTGTCGCGGGTGGACTCCACTCAGCTGTACGTCACGCGAGGGGCGGGCTACTGGGGACCGCCGGTGCGGATCGGAGCCCGGCCGGACATCACCGTGGTGTCGCTGCAAAGCGAACACGATTGA
- a CDS encoding mycofactocin-coupled SDR family oxidoreductase gives MSGRITGKRVLVTGAARGMGRSHAVRLAEEGADLILVDICESLAELEYPLATREDLDETARLVAAQGRRAITHVVDVRDAESMSAAVDDGVRQLGGLDASVANAGVLTVGTWDTTTSAQWRTVVDVNLIGTWNTCAAAIPHLVEHGGSLVNISSAAGVKGTPLHTPYTASKHGVVGLSRALANELAVHNIRVNTVHPTGVETGMRPESLHGVLAEGRPDLVPIFLNAMPIVMAEAIDISNAVLYLVSDESRYVTGLELKVDAGVTLR, from the coding sequence GTGAGCGGGCGAATCACCGGAAAACGGGTGCTGGTGACCGGTGCAGCACGAGGGATGGGCCGCAGCCATGCCGTCCGGTTGGCCGAAGAGGGCGCCGACCTCATCCTGGTGGATATCTGCGAATCGCTTGCCGAACTCGAATATCCGCTTGCCACAAGGGAAGACCTCGACGAGACGGCCCGCCTGGTGGCCGCCCAGGGCCGACGCGCGATCACCCACGTCGTGGATGTCCGGGACGCCGAGTCGATGTCCGCGGCAGTCGACGACGGGGTGCGTCAACTCGGCGGACTGGACGCCTCGGTCGCCAACGCGGGCGTGTTGACGGTGGGCACGTGGGACACCACGACCTCAGCGCAGTGGCGCACCGTTGTCGACGTCAACCTGATCGGCACGTGGAACACGTGCGCCGCCGCCATCCCACACCTGGTGGAGCACGGCGGGAGCCTGGTCAACATCAGTTCGGCGGCAGGCGTCAAAGGCACTCCGCTGCATACGCCGTACACGGCCTCCAAGCACGGGGTGGTGGGACTCAGTCGCGCGCTGGCCAACGAACTGGCCGTGCACAACATCCGGGTCAACACCGTTCACCCGACTGGCGTCGAGACCGGGATGCGACCCGAGTCGCTGCACGGCGTGCTGGCCGAGGGCAGACCGGATCTCGTCCCCATCTTCCTCAATGCCATGCCCATCGTGATGGCCGAAGCCATCGACATCAGCAATGCGGTGCTGTACCTGGTCTCCGACGAGTCCCGTTACGTCACCGGCCTGGAACTCAAGGTCGACGCCGGCGTGACGCTGCGCTGA
- a CDS encoding mycofactocin-coupled SDR family oxidoreductase, with amino-acid sequence MGGRVEGKVAFITGAARGQGRSHAVRLAEEGADIIAIDVCKRISSTEEIPASTPDDLAETADLVKALNRRIVTAEVDVRDFDAVKSAVDSGVEQLGRLDIVVANAGIGNGGQTLDLTSQDDWDDMIDVNLSGVWKSVKAAVPHLLAGGQGGSIILTSSVGGLKPYAHTGHYIAAKHGVIGLMRTFAVELGQHFIRVNAVCPTNVNTPLFMNEGTMKLFRPDLENPGPDDMAVAAQFMHVLPIGWVEPVDVSNAVLFLASDESRYVTGLPVTVDAGSMLK; translated from the coding sequence GTGGGCGGACGAGTAGAAGGAAAAGTTGCGTTCATCACGGGCGCGGCACGCGGCCAAGGACGCAGTCACGCCGTGCGACTGGCCGAAGAAGGCGCCGACATCATCGCGATCGACGTGTGCAAGCGCATCAGCAGCACCGAGGAGATCCCGGCCTCCACGCCCGACGACCTGGCCGAAACCGCTGACCTGGTCAAGGCCCTGAACCGGCGCATCGTCACCGCCGAGGTGGACGTCCGCGACTTCGACGCCGTCAAGAGCGCGGTCGACAGCGGCGTCGAGCAGCTCGGCCGCCTCGACATCGTCGTGGCCAACGCCGGCATCGGCAACGGCGGACAGACGCTGGACCTGACCAGTCAGGACGACTGGGACGACATGATCGACGTCAACCTCTCGGGGGTCTGGAAGTCGGTCAAAGCCGCGGTGCCGCATCTCCTCGCGGGAGGCCAGGGCGGCTCGATCATCCTCACCAGCTCGGTCGGCGGGCTCAAGCCCTACGCCCACACGGGCCACTACATCGCCGCCAAGCACGGCGTCATCGGATTGATGCGCACGTTCGCCGTCGAGTTGGGCCAGCACTTCATCCGGGTCAACGCCGTCTGCCCGACCAACGTGAACACACCGTTGTTCATGAACGAGGGCACGATGAAGCTGTTCCGTCCCGACCTGGAGAACCCGGGCCCCGACGATATGGCCGTGGCCGCGCAGTTCATGCACGTGCTGCCGATCGGCTGGGTCGAGCCTGTCGACGTCAGCAATGCCGTGCTGTTCCTGGCCTCTGACGAATCCCGTTACGTCACAGGTCTTCCGGTCACCGTCGACGCGGGCAGCATGCTCAAGTAG
- a CDS encoding TetR family transcriptional regulator: MADAGDGNRSEDRILAVVMEMLETEGYDAVQLREVARRARSSLATIYKRYATRDELILAALQAWTQRHRYSNITPLPKQPGASLYEGLMELFRTIFEPWERHPGMLTAYFRARSSPNGQQLFRFGLDFVAPTGREILDGVDVAFAADLNDVVTSVVYGLLGRFVAGEIAVTDILPALDRTVYWMTRGYEAPGTP, encoded by the coding sequence GTGGCCGACGCCGGCGACGGCAACCGGAGCGAGGACCGGATTCTGGCCGTCGTCATGGAGATGCTGGAGACCGAGGGTTACGACGCCGTGCAACTGCGCGAGGTCGCGCGGCGGGCCCGCAGTTCGCTGGCGACCATCTACAAGCGGTACGCGACCCGCGACGAACTGATCCTCGCGGCGCTGCAGGCCTGGACGCAGCGGCATCGCTACTCGAATATCACCCCGCTGCCGAAACAACCGGGCGCCTCGCTCTACGAGGGCCTGATGGAACTCTTCCGCACGATCTTCGAACCCTGGGAACGTCACCCCGGGATGCTGACCGCGTACTTCCGTGCCAGGTCGTCGCCGAACGGTCAGCAGCTGTTCCGCTTCGGCTTGGACTTCGTGGCACCCACGGGTCGGGAGATCCTCGACGGGGTCGACGTGGCGTTCGCCGCCGACCTCAACGACGTCGTCACCAGCGTGGTCTACGGCCTGCTGGGACGATTCGTGGCCGGCGAGATCGCCGTCACGGACATCCTGCCCGCGCTCGACCGCACGGTGTACTGGATGACCCGCGGCTACGAGGCGCCCGGAACGCCCTGA
- a CDS encoding carboxymuconolactone decarboxylase family protein encodes MKTSPLDRCRQAFADVMTVPAPADISATTATMLEFVFADVWQRPGLTRRERRFVTLPCVAAADAEGPLRDHVYAALNSGDLSIVEMQEAVLHFAVYGGWPKASRFNMVVDEQWARIHDERGLPVPAAEPLLPLTTASDPEERLTAGERAFREVNCLPFAPTRDNPFHGAGILNFVFGEMWLRPGLGMKERRLITVACVAFQDAPYPILSHVYAALKSREVSFDEMDELALHFAAHYGWPKGANLAQVISEQKVRVSAEWAAESS; translated from the coding sequence ATGAAAACCAGCCCCCTCGACCGCTGCCGACAGGCGTTCGCCGATGTGATGACCGTTCCGGCGCCCGCGGATATCTCCGCAACGACGGCCACGATGCTCGAGTTTGTCTTCGCCGACGTGTGGCAGCGACCCGGATTGACCCGGCGTGAACGACGTTTCGTCACGCTGCCGTGCGTGGCCGCCGCCGACGCCGAGGGACCGTTGCGGGACCACGTGTACGCGGCACTCAACAGCGGAGATCTCAGCATCGTCGAAATGCAGGAAGCGGTCCTGCATTTCGCGGTCTATGGCGGTTGGCCGAAGGCATCGCGCTTCAACATGGTCGTCGACGAGCAGTGGGCCCGCATCCACGACGAGCGCGGCCTGCCGGTGCCCGCCGCCGAACCACTGCTGCCGCTCACGACCGCCAGCGATCCCGAGGAGCGCCTGACCGCGGGCGAGCGAGCTTTCCGGGAGGTCAACTGCCTGCCCTTCGCGCCGACTCGGGACAACCCATTCCACGGCGCGGGCATCCTGAACTTCGTCTTCGGCGAGATGTGGCTGCGCCCGGGCCTCGGCATGAAGGAGCGCCGACTGATCACGGTGGCATGCGTGGCCTTCCAGGACGCGCCGTATCCGATCCTGAGCCACGTGTACGCGGCATTGAAGAGCCGCGAGGTGTCGTTCGACGAGATGGACGAACTGGCACTGCATTTCGCCGCGCACTACGGTTGGCCCAAGGGGGCCAACCTCGCGCAGGTCATCAGCGAGCAGAAGGTGCGCGTCAGCGCCGAATGGGCCGCCGAGTCCTCATGA
- a CDS encoding TetR/AcrR family transcriptional regulator, with product MATSRKAKTTDHGARQRLIEATAKIMRDEGYAAATSRRVAAEAGVKQALVYYYFPTMDDLFVEVLRSGAEASLERMREALTHDDPLSTLWALNSDSRTTGLNTEFMALANHRKAIRAELKAYAERVRDIESAAVAVALRTRGLDLSEYPPVAVSMLIAQTARSLCNESAVGVTLGHQELREFVERQLAALAAHPQP from the coding sequence ATGGCCACGTCCCGCAAGGCGAAGACCACCGACCACGGCGCACGTCAGCGACTGATCGAGGCAACCGCCAAGATCATGCGCGACGAGGGTTACGCGGCGGCGACATCGCGCCGGGTGGCGGCCGAGGCCGGCGTCAAGCAGGCCCTCGTGTACTACTACTTCCCCACCATGGACGACCTGTTCGTCGAGGTGCTGCGGTCGGGTGCGGAGGCCTCGTTGGAACGCATGCGAGAGGCGCTGACCCACGACGATCCGTTGTCCACGCTGTGGGCACTCAACAGCGACTCCCGAACCACCGGACTCAACACGGAGTTCATGGCACTTGCCAACCACCGCAAGGCCATCCGCGCCGAACTGAAGGCCTACGCCGAGCGTGTCCGCGACATCGAGTCCGCAGCCGTCGCGGTGGCACTGCGCACCCGCGGACTCGACCTGTCGGAGTACCCGCCGGTGGCCGTGTCGATGTTGATCGCCCAGACCGCCCGCAGCCTGTGCAATGAGAGCGCCGTCGGCGTGACCCTCGGGCATCAGGAGTTGCGCGAGTTCGTCGAGCGCCAACTGGCCGCGCTCGCGGCGCACCCCCAGCCCTGA